One region of Culex pipiens pallens isolate TS chromosome 2, TS_CPP_V2, whole genome shotgun sequence genomic DNA includes:
- the LOC120413548 gene encoding uncharacterized protein LOC120413548, whose protein sequence is MGRTKKENPKKVKTTAKSAQQKRSRKAGAEPQERQKKQQSAAKTVNDSALKLKLDEKLQKSGISLSQNGLEMVSIPSGAFIENCPGPSTSKDPLNLSVTAVPEAATKNGSLSLMTSDEEDDSQEGDGDYDDGSTSEEETLDKFSKLHVHTEVAKQSAAMEEDPFPMPIKAEKTPPRATPQPENDALTYVNMWKNKFLHQLEQTKELSNSLLKEKAKSSRLNQLVITQMAMIRELRLGKETSVFTTEAGVDITVSEMEDISSQSKHAADFAQRLAVFFYGTEGLRTMKVTTKGGQAMKPISPKKLKFIHNKARQHVAKVAGLDAYEKISIEANAATLNKALAEKIQNLRKAQVLKEAHGNNVFN, encoded by the exons ATGGGCCGAACGAAGAAAG AAAACCCCAAAAAAGTGAAGACTACGGCCAAAAGTGCTCAACAAAAGCGTTCCCGGAAGGCGGGGGCGGAGCCCCaag aacGTCAGAAAAAACAGCAAAGTGCGGCCAAAACGGTGAACGATTCTGCGCTTAAACTGAAG ctggacGAAAAGCTTCAGAAATCCGGAATAAGCCTGAGCCAGAATGGTTTGGAAATGGTGTCCATACCAAGTGGCGCGTTTATCGAAAACTGCCCGGGACCGTCGACCTCCAAGGACCCTCTGAATTTGAGTGTGACGGCCGTGCCGGAAGCTGCCACCAAGAACGGTAGCTTGTCTCTAATGACCAGTGACGAAGAAGACGACAGTCAGGAGGGGGACGGCGATTACGATGACGGATCGACATCAGAAGAG GAGACCTTGGATAAGTTCTCGAAGTTACACGTTCACACCGAAGTCGCCAAACAATCTGCGGCCATGGAAGAAGATCCGTTCCCGATGCCCATCAAAGCTGAGAAAACCCCACCTCGAGCTACACCACAACCGGAGAACGACGCGCTGACCTACGTTAACATGTGGAAGAACAAGTTCCTTCATCAGCTTGAGCAGACCAAGGAGCTTTCTAACAGTCTGCTCAAAGAAAAAGCGAAATCATCCAGGCTGAATCAGCTAGTTATCACGCAGATGGCGATGATCCGGGAATTGCGCCTCGGAAAGGAAACAAgc GTGTTTACCACTGAAGCTGGAGTGGATATTACCGTTTCCGAAATGGAAGACATCAGCTCCCAGTCGAAACATGCTGCCGACTTCGCGCAGCGCCtggctgtatttttttatgggaCGGAAGGCCTTCGCACGATGAAGGTGACAACTAAGGGTGGCCAAGCGATGAAGCCTATTTCACCCAAAAAACTCAAGTTTATCCATA ataaggCAAGGCAACATGTTGCCAAGGTTGCGGGGCTGGACGCCTATGAGAAGATATCAATCGAGGCCAACGCGGCCACACTCAACAAGGCATTGGCagaaaaaattcagaatttgcGCAAGGCTCAGGTTCTGAAGGAAGCCCATGGAAACAATGTCTTCAACTGA
- the LOC120413550 gene encoding uncharacterized protein LOC120413550 produces the protein MSPGNEFLDTGDDFNDQGSATDYDHEGDETDSNAEFGPDDFFEHSEEDSMFEEGEKLNPNLNITKNEVILMLMNIFMRHNLTNRAMEDLLRMLNIIFGRKSLPESFSSFLALCSSQDYHRHYVCDNCKLYQGENVAESCSNCCNTKKSFFISFDWESNLKRILAKHWELIVNHRQSSNEENDIKDIVDGKIIKNVTQQTRSNATDISLSFNTDGVAVFNSNTRKSLWPIIVTINELPPDLRFSRRNTIVAGLWLSREEPDLNVFLTPFLAQIQKLSENGVQLNEHTKCSVSTVCCCVDSVARCKIQQLKQYNGYEACSFCTHPGSLVETKQVRYKYLENVRPRTNIDALKAMALSNQRGEPVNGFKGISPLVSIQDFDIVEGCPVDYLHCVLLGVCKLMAKLWVDGVGSDYYIRAHVAQIDNVLDSTYSFHESSRNARKFSDRNSWKGNEWQAWLLLYGPICLLNVLPQKFYDHFCTLSTTIKTMLCGPLNSQVIGECEAQLSQFVKQFEMFYGEQHMNYNVHLLLHLSNCVRNFGPLWAFSLFNFEDLNGVLKKFVKGPNSPILQVTMRCNLYHERFYSPMFELVQQKVVSFCKSLDSKPQISTIVGKCPIELLETIEHDYADNLFFIQNNFITGKYLFKPDRKWPNESERFRCDSTFSIVDDGHTIFGIIRQILTKNTNVFFVYIPIAINHINDCFASGTVASRRLKMVKINSSLKKCVRIKRDDTLYVCKVDFVPYKD, from the exons ATGAGTCCGGGAAATGAG TTCCTAGACACTGGCGATGATTTCAACGATCAGGGTAGCGCAACAGATTATGACCATGAAGGCGATGAAACGGATTCGAACGCAGAATTTGGTCCAGATGATTTTTTTGAGCACTCCGAAGAG gaCTCAATGTTTGAAGAGGGTGAAAAACTGAATCCCAACTTAAACATAACTAAAAATGAAGTTATCCTTATGTTGATGAACATATTCATGCGTCATAATCTCACAAATCGCGCCATGGAGGATCTTTTGCGCATGTTAAACATAATCTTCGGCAGAAAATCGCTACCTGAATCTTTTAGCTCATTTCTCGCGTTATGCTCGTCACAAGATTATCATCGACATTATGTTTGTGATAATTGCAAACTCTACCAAGGAGAGAATGTTGCTGAGAGCTGCTCAAACTGTTGCAATACCAAGAAGTCATTTTTTATATCTTTCGACTGGGAATCAAACTTAAAGCGCATTCTCGCGAAGCACTGGGAGCTGATCGTAAATCACAGGCAATCAAGTAATGAGGAAAATGATATAAAAGATATCGTTGATGGGAAAATCATAAAGAACGTGACACAGCAGACAAGATCAAACGCCACAGacataagcttgagtttcaacACTGACGGTGTAGCAGTTTTCAATTCTAACACCCGGAAATCCTTGTGGCCCATTATTGTGACTATCAACGAACTTCCGCCTGATTTGAGATTCTCACGCCGGAACACAATCGTCGCTGGATTATGGCTTTCACGTGAGGAACCAGATTTGAACGTTTTCTTAACGCCGTTTCTAGcccaaatacaaaaattgtcgGAAAATGGTGTGCAGCTAAACGAACATACCAAGTGTTCTGTTTCGACGGTTTGTTGCTGCGTTGATAGTGTGGCTAGATGTAAAATTCAGCAGCTGAAACAATATAACGGTTATGAAGCTTGCAGCTTTTGTACTCATCCAGGTTCTCTTGTAGAAACAAAGCAAGTGCGATACAAATATTTAGAGAACGTTAGGCCGCGAACCAACATAGATGCACTGAAAGCCATGGCATTGTCCAACCAGCGAGGTGAACCTGTAAACGGATTTAAAGGGATATCACCACTTGTTTCGATACAAGATTTTGATATTGTTGAAGGCTGTCCGGTTGATTATCTTCATTGTGTGCTCCTTGGAGTATGCAAATTAATGGCCAAGTTGTGGGTGGATGGAGTGGGCAGCGATTATTACATCAGAGCGCACGTGGCACAGATTGATAATGTTCTAGATTCAACGTATTCATTTCATGAATCATCAAGAAATGCCCGTAAATTCTCCGATCGAAACTCATGGAAAGGCAATGAGTGGCAAGCTTGGCTACTTTTATACGGTCCAATTTGCTTGTTGAACGTTTTACCgcaaaaattttacgaccatTTTTGTACTCTTTCAACTACAATCAAAACTATGTTGTGTGGGCCATTAAATTCACAAGTAATTGGAGAATGTGAAGCACAACTAAGCCAATTtgttaaacaatttgaaatgttttatggAGAACAACACATGAACTACAATGTCCATCTCCTGCTGCATTTATCTAACTGTGTACGTAATTTTGGTCCCCTTTGGGCATTCTCTTTGTTTAACTTCGAGGATTTAAATGGAGTGctcaaaaaatttgttaaagGTCCTAACAGCCCAATTTTGCAGGTCACAATGCGATGTAATTTATATCACGAACGTTTTTATTCACCAATGTTTGAACTAGTACAACAAAAAGTAGTAAGTTTTTGTAAATCATTAGATAGTAAGCCTCAAATTAGCaccattgttggaaaatgtcCCATTGAACTTTTGGAGACTATTGAACATGATTATGCagacaatttatttttcattcagaacaattTTATTACCGGTAAATATCTCTTCAAGCCAGATCGGAAATGGCCAAATGAATCTGAACGGTTTAGATGTGATTCTACTTTCTCAATAGTGGATGATGGGCATACCATTTTCGGTATTATCAGACAAATTCTCACTAAAAACACGAACGTATTTTTCGTTTACATACCAATAGCAATTAATCACATCAATGATTGTTTTGCTAGTGGAACTGTTGCATCTCGTAGATTAAAGATGGTCAAGATTAATAGtagcttaaaaaaatgtgtaagaaTTAAAAGAGACGATACGTTGTATGTCTGCAAGGTAGATTTTGTGCCATATAAGGATTAA